One genomic window of Gemmatimonadota bacterium includes the following:
- the hemW gene encoding radical SAM family heme chaperone HemW, with the protein MHVYVHVPFCARRCSYCDFAIAVRKASPDADFLEALRAEWRLRRSVAAWDVWPSISTLYFGGGTPSRLEGDTIGRLIQMITADRPLASDAEVTLEANPDDVTPDRAIAWREAGVNRISLGVQSHEPAVLEWMHRTHTAQQVPFAVSILRNAGFDNISMDLIFGVPVALRRDWLRDFDLTLELEPTHISLYGLTVEPHTPLAHWTSRGEAAAIGDDRYATEFLQAHDLLVNQGFEHYEVSNAAKPGYRSRHNSAYWRGADYIGLGPSAHSLLHGIRSWNVREWAEYARLASRGEPLMAGDEALDGDARRLERLYLGLRTTEGLAEWEVPEGARANWIRTGWAALANGQIRLTAEGWLRLDALVSAISDS; encoded by the coding sequence ATGCATGTCTATGTCCACGTCCCGTTCTGCGCGCGCCGCTGTTCCTACTGCGACTTCGCGATCGCCGTGCGGAAGGCCTCTCCCGATGCCGATTTTCTTGAGGCGCTGCGCGCCGAGTGGCGCCTGCGCCGCAGCGTGGCGGCGTGGGATGTCTGGCCCAGCATCAGCACCTTGTACTTCGGCGGTGGGACGCCGTCGCGGCTCGAGGGCGACACCATCGGTCGACTGATCCAGATGATCACGGCCGACCGGCCGCTTGCCTCCGATGCCGAGGTGACACTGGAGGCCAATCCGGACGACGTGACGCCTGACCGCGCGATCGCCTGGCGCGAGGCGGGCGTGAACCGGATCTCGCTCGGCGTGCAGAGTCACGAACCCGCCGTGCTCGAGTGGATGCACCGGACGCACACGGCCCAGCAGGTTCCGTTCGCCGTTTCGATCCTTCGCAATGCCGGCTTCGACAACATCTCGATGGACCTCATCTTCGGGGTGCCGGTCGCGCTGCGTCGTGACTGGCTCCGCGACTTTGACTTGACCCTCGAGCTCGAGCCGACGCACATCTCGCTCTACGGCCTCACCGTGGAGCCGCACACGCCGCTGGCGCACTGGACCTCGCGCGGAGAGGCCGCCGCCATCGGCGACGATCGCTACGCCACCGAGTTCCTCCAGGCGCACGACCTCCTGGTGAACCAGGGCTTCGAGCATTACGAGGTCTCGAACGCCGCCAAGCCCGGCTACCGCTCGCGGCACAATTCGGCGTATTGGCGTGGGGCCGACTACATCGGCCTCGGCCCCTCGGCGCACTCCCTGCTGCATGGCATTCGCTCCTGGAACGTCCGCGAGTGGGCCGAGTACGCCCGGCTCGCCAGCCGCGGGGAACCCCTGATGGCGGGTGACGAGGCGCTTGACGGGGACGCCCGGCGCCTCGAACGCCTCTACCTTGGCCTCCGGACCACCGAGGGGCTGGCCGAGTGGGAAGTGCCCGAGGGAGCCCGCGCCAACTGGATTCGCACGGGGTGGGCGGCGCTGGCCAACGGCCAGATTCGGCTGACCGCCGAAGGGTGGCTCCGGCTCGATGCGCTGGTATCCGCGATCTCGGATTCCTAG
- the hrcA gene encoding heat-inducible transcription repressor HrcA, producing MADPESLSDRERRVLEAVIETYIATAEPAGSQTVARRSALGISPASIRSTMSDLEAKGFLFHPHTSAGRIPTDQAYRVYVDRMVRGTPPDAQLREQLEVELVAANASEELLKRAAQVLGILTQELGVAVGPALDEIVLERVDLVAVSVERLLMVLNLRSGTVRTIYVRLPSALTRDQVDEVQRLLNERLGGLTLREVRATLGDRLRDAASSPEAAELLDIILAEGDGLFDPSDAGGAVLLGSASVLVDQPEFASSERMRSLLSLTDRRDVLQAALAQRKQDGMTITIGGEHGDPGLAGFTLVTSTYRRGGATGVIGVLGPTRMPYDKIIGLVEHTGRLVEGLLQ from the coding sequence ATGGCCGATCCCGAATCCCTGTCCGACCGCGAGCGCCGGGTGCTCGAAGCGGTCATCGAGACCTATATCGCGACCGCGGAACCGGCCGGGAGCCAGACCGTGGCCCGTCGTTCGGCGCTGGGGATTTCGCCCGCGTCGATCCGCAGCACGATGTCCGATCTCGAGGCCAAGGGGTTCCTCTTTCACCCCCACACCTCGGCCGGCCGGATCCCGACCGATCAGGCCTATCGGGTGTATGTCGATCGGATGGTGCGGGGCACGCCGCCCGACGCCCAGCTGCGCGAGCAGCTCGAGGTCGAGTTGGTCGCCGCCAACGCCAGCGAGGAGCTGCTGAAGCGCGCGGCTCAGGTGCTCGGGATCCTGACGCAGGAGCTTGGCGTTGCGGTGGGACCGGCGCTCGATGAGATCGTCCTCGAGCGGGTCGACCTCGTGGCGGTGTCGGTCGAGCGGCTGTTGATGGTGCTCAACCTGCGCAGCGGGACGGTGCGGACGATCTACGTGCGCCTGCCGAGTGCGCTGACGCGGGACCAGGTGGACGAGGTGCAGCGGTTGTTGAACGAGCGGCTCGGTGGGCTCACGCTGCGCGAGGTGCGTGCGACCCTCGGCGATCGGCTGCGCGACGCGGCGTCCTCACCGGAGGCGGCGGAACTCCTCGACATCATTCTCGCCGAGGGCGACGGCCTCTTCGATCCGTCGGATGCCGGTGGCGCGGTGCTGCTGGGCAGCGCGTCGGTGCTCGTCGACCAGCCCGAGTTCGCGTCGAGCGAGCGGATGCGTTCGCTGCTCTCGCTCACTGATCGACGCGACGTGCTGCAGGCGGCGCTGGCGCAGCGGAAGCAGGATGGCATGACCATTACCATTGGTGGCGAACACGGCGATCCCGGCCTGGCCGGGTTCACCCTCGTCACCTCCACGTACCGGCGCGGCGGCGCGACCGGTGTCATCGGCGTGCTGGGACCGACGCGGATGCCTTACGACAAAATCATCGGCCTCGTCGAACATACCGGACGACTGGTCGAGGGACTCTTGCAGTGA
- the rfaE1 gene encoding D-glycero-beta-D-manno-heptose-7-phosphate kinase, which translates to MTQTLHPLSRERLEALLDAISETVVLVVGDVMLDRYLMGDVERISPEAPVPIVTVVDEHAVPGGAANVAANLAALGASPMLHGVVGDDAAGEALLQALADRAIPTDGVQTQSGRPTTTKTRIVARGQQVVRIDLEVTTPLPDRTREALLQAALAAMPACGAVVLEDYDKGVMDPGLAAAVIAAATAQGIPVVVDPKQRNFFGYAGATVFKPNRRELEQALGTHFAGDDRDLADARTRLGADHLLLTLGAEGMVLVSADAPLRRTPSIAREVFDVSGAGDTVTAWLAAALAAGAEVTDAVWLANLAAGVEVGKQGTATVSADEVMEAWEEEVGDDR; encoded by the coding sequence ATGACTCAGACCCTGCATCCGCTCAGTCGCGAGCGCCTCGAGGCGCTCCTCGACGCCATCTCCGAAACGGTGGTCCTGGTGGTCGGGGACGTCATGCTTGACCGCTACCTCATGGGCGATGTGGAAAGAATCTCTCCCGAGGCGCCGGTCCCGATCGTGACCGTCGTGGACGAGCACGCCGTCCCGGGTGGCGCCGCCAACGTCGCGGCCAACCTGGCCGCTCTCGGCGCCTCCCCCATGCTGCATGGCGTGGTGGGCGACGACGCGGCTGGCGAGGCCCTGCTTCAAGCGTTGGCGGACCGCGCCATCCCGACGGACGGCGTCCAGACCCAGAGCGGCCGGCCAACCACGACCAAGACGCGCATTGTGGCCCGCGGCCAGCAGGTGGTGCGGATCGACCTCGAGGTCACCACTCCCCTGCCGGACCGGACCCGCGAGGCGTTGCTCCAGGCTGCCCTTGCCGCGATGCCGGCCTGCGGCGCTGTGGTCCTGGAGGACTACGACAAGGGGGTCATGGACCCCGGGCTGGCGGCCGCCGTGATAGCCGCCGCGACGGCCCAGGGGATCCCGGTCGTCGTCGACCCCAAGCAACGCAACTTCTTCGGCTACGCCGGCGCGACCGTCTTCAAGCCGAACCGCCGCGAGCTGGAGCAAGCCTTGGGCACTCACTTCGCCGGGGACGACCGCGACCTGGCCGATGCCCGAACCCGCCTCGGGGCGGACCACCTCCTCCTCACCCTCGGCGCAGAGGGGATGGTCCTGGTCTCGGCCGACGCCCCGCTCCGGCGGACGCCCTCGATCGCCCGGGAGGTCTTCGACGTCTCGGGGGCAGGTGACACGGTCACGGCGTGGCTCGCGGCCGCCCTCGCGGCCGGGGCGGAGGTCACCGACGCGGTCTGGCTGGCGAACCTCGCCGCCGGAGTCGAGGTCGGGAAGCAAGGGACGGCGACGGTGTCGGCGGATGAGGTGATGGAGGCGTGGGAGGAGGAAGTAGGCGATGATCGATGA
- the dprA gene encoding DNA-protecting protein DprA — protein MPQKPPTFPIPSPTSPPPPTTNDLAERHAYLALALLEQLGPHRLAALFSHFGSAQAVLSASSAQLQSVGGIPTAVISAIRSTNAEAIPAFLDEAAAAGQMLLVPPSPDFPAALRSIPDPPVLLWARGALHLLDAPAVAIVGSRDHSRYGEEIARELAIVAARAGIAVVSGMARGLDAVAHQGALDVGGPTIGVLGCGVDVMYPRQNAELFRRMYLEGLLVSEHSPGQRPDSPGAFPRRNRLISGLAQVTVVVEAAEGSGTMLTVNSALEQGREVLVVPGPVNSRTSRGTNRLLRDGATPLLEPTELLRLFGARVSAPAAAAREVPPCTLSPTEARVFAALGPVGMHVDELALVVGLPVGELLATLLGLEIGGLAQSLPGAQYRRAARA, from the coding sequence ATGCCGCAGAAGCCGCCGACATTCCCGATCCCTTCACCGACGAGTCCGCCGCCTCCGACGACGAATGACCTCGCGGAGCGCCACGCCTACCTGGCGTTGGCGCTCCTCGAGCAGTTGGGTCCCCACCGCCTCGCCGCCCTCTTTTCGCATTTCGGTTCCGCGCAGGCCGTGCTCTCGGCCTCCTCCGCGCAATTGCAGAGCGTAGGCGGCATTCCCACCGCCGTCATCAGCGCCATCCGTTCCACCAACGCCGAGGCCATCCCCGCGTTCCTCGACGAGGCGGCAGCGGCGGGGCAGATGTTGCTGGTGCCACCATCACCAGATTTTCCGGCGGCCCTCCGCTCCATCCCCGATCCGCCCGTGCTGCTCTGGGCACGCGGTGCACTGCATCTCCTCGACGCGCCGGCCGTGGCGATCGTCGGGAGTCGCGATCATTCGCGCTACGGCGAGGAGATCGCGCGCGAGTTGGCCATTGTGGCCGCGCGGGCCGGAATCGCAGTCGTGAGCGGGATGGCGCGCGGGCTCGATGCCGTCGCGCATCAGGGGGCGCTCGACGTCGGCGGACCGACCATCGGCGTGCTCGGCTGCGGCGTTGACGTGATGTATCCACGACAGAACGCCGAGCTCTTCCGGCGGATGTACCTCGAGGGATTGTTGGTCAGCGAACATTCGCCGGGGCAGCGTCCCGATTCCCCCGGTGCCTTCCCGCGACGGAATCGTCTCATCAGCGGGCTCGCGCAGGTGACGGTGGTCGTGGAGGCCGCCGAGGGTTCGGGGACGATGCTGACGGTCAACTCCGCGCTCGAGCAGGGACGAGAGGTGCTGGTCGTGCCCGGGCCGGTGAATTCGCGGACCTCGCGCGGGACCAACCGACTCCTGCGGGACGGCGCGACCCCGCTCCTGGAACCGACCGAGCTGCTGAGGCTCTTTGGCGCGAGGGTTTCCGCCCCGGCCGCCGCCGCGCGAGAGGTGCCGCCCTGCACCCTCTCGCCCACGGAGGCGCGGGTCTTCGCCGCACTCGGCCCGGTCGGCATGCACGTCGATGAGCTGGCGCTCGTTGTCGGGTTGCCGGTGGGGGAGTTGCTGGCGACCCTGCTGGGGCTCGAAATCGGCGGGTTGGCGCAGTCGCTGCCGGGCGCCCAGTATCGACGGGCCGCCCGTGCGTGA
- the obgE gene encoding GTPase ObgE yields MSFVDRVVVEVHGGGGGDGASSFARFKFKAKGGPDGGDGGNGGSVYVRAEANFATLLDYRYRTSWKAERGGHGKGKNMTGPSRDDVIMPVPPGTLIIDDATGETLGEVMRAGDQVLVAKGGRGGRGNARFTSATHQAPREWEEGTPGEERRLAFVLKLIADVGLVGEPNAGKSTLLSVISAARPKIADYPFTTLEPNLGVAGLSGSRSFVVADIPGIIEGAHAGKGLGLRFLQHVERTRLLAFLVPLDSPDPQAVFDQLRREVALYSDVLATKPYLVILSKGDLLPEGDPVPELVAPDARMVVTISSVSGHGLEPLKESLWSAVQEIRAEDAEEEPWSPSDEDDAAEAADIPDPFTDESAASDDE; encoded by the coding sequence ATGAGCTTCGTCGATCGCGTGGTGGTGGAAGTACACGGTGGTGGTGGTGGCGACGGTGCCTCGTCCTTTGCCCGCTTCAAGTTCAAGGCGAAGGGTGGCCCCGACGGCGGCGACGGCGGCAACGGCGGTTCGGTCTATGTGCGCGCGGAGGCCAACTTCGCGACGCTGCTCGACTATCGCTATCGGACCTCGTGGAAGGCGGAGCGCGGCGGGCACGGCAAGGGAAAGAACATGACCGGGCCGTCCCGTGACGACGTCATCATGCCGGTGCCCCCGGGTACCCTCATCATCGACGACGCGACCGGCGAGACGCTCGGTGAAGTGATGCGCGCCGGCGATCAGGTCCTGGTGGCGAAGGGCGGTCGCGGCGGCCGCGGCAATGCGCGCTTCACCTCGGCGACGCACCAGGCACCACGGGAGTGGGAAGAGGGAACCCCCGGCGAAGAACGGCGGCTGGCGTTCGTGCTGAAGTTGATCGCCGATGTCGGTCTGGTCGGCGAACCGAACGCGGGAAAGAGTACCCTGCTGTCGGTGATCAGTGCCGCGCGTCCCAAGATCGCGGACTATCCCTTCACGACACTGGAACCGAACCTCGGCGTGGCCGGGCTCTCGGGATCGCGCTCCTTCGTCGTCGCCGACATTCCGGGGATCATCGAAGGCGCACACGCCGGCAAGGGGCTCGGCCTCCGCTTCCTGCAACACGTGGAGCGGACCCGATTGCTCGCCTTCCTCGTGCCGCTCGATTCGCCCGATCCGCAGGCGGTGTTCGACCAGCTCCGGCGCGAGGTCGCGCTCTACAGTGACGTGCTGGCGACCAAGCCGTATCTGGTCATCCTCAGCAAGGGTGACCTGCTCCCCGAGGGCGATCCCGTCCCGGAGCTGGTGGCGCCGGACGCCCGGATGGTGGTGACGATTTCCTCGGTCTCGGGCCATGGGCTCGAGCCGTTGAAGGAGTCGCTCTGGAGTGCGGTGCAGGAGATTCGCGCCGAGGATGCCGAGGAAGAACCGTGGTCACCAAGCGATGAGGACGATGCCGCAGAAGCCGCCGACATTCCCGATCCCTTCACCGACGAGTCCGCCGCCTCCGACGACGAATGA
- a CDS encoding 50S ribosomal protein L11 methyltransferase: MTKTWWRISIECRPDDTDAVAAMLIAATGQGVEEPSPGVLLTVETSEDAAAQLVGSLVACFPELEGSVTPLDPVDWSVKWRDGIITRRFGRLVVTASWLPVVPTTNEVVVSLDPESAFGSGEHGSTRAAMTLLERHLVPGDRVLDFGSGSGILAIAAAKLGAVSAIGIEVDDESHPIAEANAEKNGVSDRVTFLVGDAGDLGILAGPAEVVCSNILRTVNTLLLPAIQRSLVPGGLAIFAGMEDMEEELFRPVLAREGWTVVDDVHDAGWWGVAARFG; this comes from the coding sequence ATGACCAAGACCTGGTGGCGCATCAGTATCGAGTGCCGGCCCGACGACACCGACGCCGTGGCCGCGATGCTCATCGCAGCGACGGGACAGGGTGTCGAGGAGCCATCGCCCGGCGTGTTGCTGACCGTCGAGACGTCCGAGGACGCCGCGGCGCAGTTGGTCGGCTCGTTGGTGGCGTGCTTCCCCGAACTCGAGGGGAGTGTCACGCCCCTCGACCCGGTCGACTGGTCGGTGAAGTGGCGCGACGGGATCATCACGCGCCGCTTCGGTCGGCTCGTCGTCACGGCGTCGTGGCTGCCGGTCGTGCCCACGACGAACGAAGTCGTCGTGTCCCTCGATCCGGAGTCGGCGTTCGGCAGTGGCGAGCACGGCTCGACGCGCGCGGCGATGACGCTGCTCGAGCGGCATCTTGTCCCAGGGGATCGGGTGCTCGACTTCGGCAGCGGCTCGGGGATCCTCGCGATCGCCGCGGCGAAGCTCGGCGCGGTGAGCGCGATCGGCATCGAGGTCGACGACGAATCGCATCCGATCGCCGAGGCGAACGCCGAGAAGAACGGCGTGAGCGATCGGGTCACCTTCCTGGTCGGAGATGCCGGCGACCTCGGCATCCTTGCCGGCCCGGCCGAAGTCGTCTGCTCGAACATCCTCCGCACCGTGAACACCTTGCTGCTCCCCGCGATCCAGCGCTCGCTGGTGCCGGGCGGCCTCGCGATCTTCGCCGGGATGGAAGACATGGAGGAGGAGCTCTTCCGCCCCGTGCTGGCGCGCGAGGGGTGGACCGTCGTCGATGATGTGCACGACGCCGGGTGGTGGGGCGTGGCGGCGCGCTTCGGGTGA
- a CDS encoding asparaginase, with product MTTEGTLVAHAGDPELVTYWRSASKPFQLAPLVEDGGIERFGLDQEMLALACGSHNAESEHRVVGARWLEAVGLTEDQLSCGGHPSLWPEQADRMIREGVTPTPLWSNCSGKHAGLLALARLHDWPTDGYEATGHPVQDRVAQSIARYAGVPVEQQVWGVDGCTAAAVALPLVAMARGYAALGAGETPALAVLRDAMMAWPMMVAGSERLDTLLMAAWPGRVVAKIGAEGVFSAALPTLGLGLSLKVHDGDMRCAGYALIALLDAVVARFDPSGDWPMDELARWRSPKIRNTRGVVTGSYEPRLTLRFA from the coding sequence GTGACCACCGAGGGCACCCTGGTGGCCCACGCCGGGGACCCGGAACTGGTCACCTACTGGCGATCGGCCTCCAAGCCGTTCCAGCTCGCCCCGCTCGTCGAGGATGGCGGGATCGAGCGCTTCGGCCTCGATCAGGAGATGCTGGCGTTGGCCTGTGGTTCCCACAACGCCGAGTCGGAGCACCGGGTGGTTGGCGCGCGGTGGCTTGAGGCGGTTGGGCTGACTGAGGACCAACTCTCCTGCGGCGGACACCCATCACTCTGGCCGGAGCAGGCCGATCGGATGATCCGCGAGGGCGTCACGCCGACCCCGCTCTGGAGCAACTGCTCCGGGAAGCATGCCGGGCTGTTGGCCCTCGCTCGGCTGCACGACTGGCCCACCGATGGCTATGAGGCGACGGGCCACCCGGTCCAGGACCGCGTCGCCCAGTCGATTGCTCGATACGCCGGAGTGCCGGTCGAGCAGCAAGTGTGGGGCGTCGACGGCTGCACCGCCGCCGCCGTCGCGCTGCCCCTGGTCGCCATGGCCCGCGGCTACGCCGCGCTCGGCGCAGGGGAGACCCCGGCCCTGGCGGTGCTCCGCGACGCCATGATGGCCTGGCCGATGATGGTGGCCGGTAGCGAGCGCCTGGATACGCTCCTGATGGCGGCCTGGCCCGGTCGGGTCGTGGCAAAGATCGGCGCCGAGGGGGTGTTCAGTGCGGCGCTCCCGACGCTGGGGCTCGGGCTGAGCCTCAAGGTGCACGACGGCGACATGCGCTGTGCCGGGTACGCGCTGATCGCCTTGCTGGACGCCGTGGTGGCGCGCTTCGATCCCTCCGGCGACTGGCCGATGGACGAGCTGGCGCGGTGGCGCTCGCCAAAGATTCGCAACACGCGCGGCGTGGTCACGGGGTCCTACGAGCCCCGCCTCACGCTGCGCTTCGCCTGA
- the dnaJ gene encoding molecular chaperone DnaJ gives MSDLYEMLGIARGASDDEIKKAYRKQAMEFHPDRNSSPDAEAKFKEISEAYQILSDPDKRAYYDRTGAAPGGGGGFGGGPGFQHIDLSEALNIFMRDFGGFGGLESLFGGGRAQGEANRGQDIRVTVKLTLTEVALGAKRNIKIKTLTPCEPCGGTGAAKGTKPVKCGTCEGSGEVRRAARSMFGQFVQVGPCPACRGEGHVIRTPCEVCRGEGRMKGERTVAVDIPAGVSDQNYLTMRGVGATGPRGGPAGDLQVMIEIVDDERFQRQGDDLLLDLPISFSQAALGTVATIPTPYGDEALDVPAGSQSGTVLRLRGKGIPRLGGAGVGDLNVRLHVWTPDELSDEQRQLFVELAKHEGEGPGRKGGFWSKLKEALGA, from the coding sequence GTGAGCGATCTGTACGAAATGCTGGGCATCGCGCGCGGTGCCTCCGACGATGAGATCAAGAAGGCCTACCGCAAGCAGGCGATGGAATTCCATCCGGACCGGAATTCCTCGCCCGATGCCGAGGCCAAGTTCAAGGAGATCTCCGAGGCGTACCAGATCCTCTCGGATCCGGACAAGCGCGCCTACTACGATCGCACCGGTGCGGCCCCCGGCGGTGGCGGCGGCTTCGGGGGCGGGCCCGGCTTCCAGCACATCGATCTCTCCGAAGCGCTCAACATCTTCATGCGCGACTTCGGCGGGTTCGGCGGACTCGAGAGTCTCTTCGGCGGCGGGCGCGCGCAGGGCGAGGCGAATCGGGGCCAGGACATCCGCGTGACCGTCAAGCTCACACTGACGGAGGTGGCCCTCGGCGCCAAGCGCAACATCAAGATCAAGACGCTCACGCCGTGCGAGCCGTGCGGCGGCACGGGTGCGGCGAAGGGCACCAAGCCGGTGAAGTGCGGGACTTGCGAAGGGTCGGGCGAGGTGCGCCGCGCCGCCCGCTCGATGTTCGGCCAGTTCGTGCAGGTCGGGCCGTGCCCGGCGTGCCGCGGCGAGGGCCACGTGATCCGCACCCCGTGCGAAGTCTGTCGGGGCGAGGGGCGGATGAAGGGCGAGCGCACCGTCGCGGTCGACATCCCGGCGGGCGTGTCGGACCAGAACTACCTCACGATGCGTGGTGTCGGGGCGACCGGTCCGCGAGGCGGCCCGGCGGGCGACCTGCAGGTGATGATCGAGATCGTCGACGACGAGCGGTTCCAGCGTCAGGGCGACGACCTGCTCCTCGATCTCCCGATCTCGTTCTCGCAGGCGGCGCTCGGCACCGTCGCAACGATCCCGACGCCCTACGGGGACGAGGCTTTGGACGTGCCCGCCGGATCGCAGTCGGGCACCGTGCTGCGACTGCGCGGGAAGGGGATCCCGCGCCTCGGCGGCGCCGGGGTCGGCGACCTCAATGTGCGCCTGCATGTCTGGACGCCCGACGAGCTGAGTGACGAGCAGCGCCAGCTCTTCGTCGAGCTCGCGAAGCACGAGGGCGAGGGTCCCGGACGCAAGGGCGGCTTCTGGTCCAAGCTCAAGGAAGCGCTCGGCGCATGA
- a CDS encoding carboxymuconolactone decarboxylase family protein — MTPDTTSALDESTRSLVTLAAAIAQGEEPTVRDRVADTVARGVDPLWVDELLLQSVLMVGWPRTLVAATLWRQAIGTPATNDTADLDYAAYPDWQARGEATCRMIYGDNYRKLRENVAKLHPALDQWMVTEGYGRTLSRPGLEPWRRELCVIAQTAVLDTPRQLHSHLRGALNAGATIAQVDAALTLVNPFLSYDDFKRVKDLWEGVRDNWSPLA, encoded by the coding sequence ATGACCCCTGATACCACCTCCGCCCTGGACGAATCCACCCGTTCCCTTGTGACCCTGGCCGCGGCCATCGCGCAGGGTGAGGAACCGACCGTCCGGGACCGCGTCGCCGACACGGTCGCGCGTGGTGTCGACCCGCTCTGGGTGGACGAGCTGTTGCTCCAGTCCGTGCTCATGGTGGGCTGGCCACGCACGCTGGTTGCCGCGACGCTCTGGCGGCAGGCCATCGGCACGCCGGCGACCAACGACACCGCCGACCTCGATTACGCCGCCTACCCCGACTGGCAGGCCCGTGGCGAAGCGACCTGTCGGATGATCTATGGCGACAACTATCGCAAGCTCCGCGAGAACGTGGCGAAGCTGCACCCGGCGCTCGACCAGTGGATGGTCACCGAGGGATATGGTCGCACCCTCTCGCGTCCCGGTCTTGAACCCTGGCGGCGGGAACTCTGCGTGATTGCGCAGACCGCCGTCCTCGATACGCCGCGCCAGTTGCATTCGCACCTGCGCGGTGCCCTGAATGCGGGAGCCACCATCGCGCAGGTCGACGCGGCGCTCACGCTGGTCAATCCCTTCCTCTCCTATGACGACTTCAAGCGCGTCAAGGACTTGTGGGAAGGGGTGCGCGACAACTGGAGTCCCCTGGCATGA
- a CDS encoding RsmE family RNA methyltransferase, whose protein sequence is MIRLLVPADALVVGASIRLDEDEAHHLDVRRVAEGSEVEGLDGVGGAAIGTIHREGKRWYFRVDNVARDPRPAPLLLAVGGGDKDRFLWLAEKSAELGVTTLVPLETARSRHVENRLREGTIDKGRRRAREACKQSGNRWAPVIADLTPIEALRSWLPAGQWWLGEAGAAALPSIAADAAVGWLIGPEGGFVAEDLTICERELAPVRVTLGSHVLRFETAAIAAAVLTADRRRD, encoded by the coding sequence GTGATCCGGCTCCTCGTCCCGGCCGACGCCCTGGTCGTCGGTGCGTCGATCCGGCTCGACGAGGATGAGGCCCATCACCTCGACGTGCGCCGTGTCGCCGAAGGGAGCGAGGTCGAAGGCCTGGACGGGGTGGGCGGCGCGGCCATCGGAACGATCCACCGCGAGGGAAAGCGGTGGTACTTCCGCGTGGACAACGTCGCCCGGGACCCCCGCCCGGCGCCGCTGCTCCTCGCCGTGGGTGGCGGCGACAAGGACCGTTTTCTCTGGCTCGCCGAGAAGTCGGCGGAGCTCGGGGTCACGACCCTTGTGCCGCTCGAAACGGCGCGGTCGCGTCACGTCGAGAATCGACTGCGCGAGGGCACCATCGACAAGGGACGCCGGCGCGCACGCGAGGCGTGCAAACAGTCGGGGAATCGCTGGGCCCCGGTGATCGCGGACCTCACGCCGATCGAGGCGTTGCGGTCGTGGCTGCCGGCGGGGCAGTGGTGGCTCGGCGAAGCGGGCGCTGCGGCGTTGCCGTCCATCGCGGCCGATGCTGCGGTCGGGTGGTTGATCGGCCCGGAGGGTGGATTCGTCGCGGAGGACCTGACGATTTGCGAACGCGAGCTCGCCCCTGTGCGTGTTACGCTTGGATCGCACGTCCTTCGCTTCGAAACCGCAGCGATCGCGGCGGCGGTGTTGACCGCCGATCGGCGTAGAGACTGA
- a CDS encoding carboxypeptidase regulatory-like domain-containing protein, with translation MRTALLLLPLCMLVAGCDGDESIICTTEARFGVNLSVKDATTGQLIPEGVRGALRDGAYLDSLHVFTDIEGRIYSLAGAVERPGTYRVDLVATGYQPWTRSDVRVEDGRCHVTPVSLVAEMVPTGG, from the coding sequence ATGCGAACCGCGTTGCTCCTCCTCCCGCTGTGCATGCTGGTCGCCGGTTGTGATGGCGACGAGTCCATCATCTGCACCACCGAGGCTCGCTTCGGCGTCAACCTCTCCGTCAAGGATGCCACCACGGGTCAGCTGATCCCCGAAGGGGTGCGTGGTGCGCTCAGGGATGGCGCGTACCTCGATTCGCTGCACGTCTTCACCGACATCGAGGGACGGATTTATTCCCTCGCCGGCGCGGTAGAGCGTCCGGGCACCTATCGCGTCGACCTCGTCGCCACCGGATACCAGCCGTGGACGCGCAGCGACGTGAGGGTCGAGGATGGGCGCTGCCATGTGACCCCGGTGTCGCTGGTGGCCGAGATGGTCCCCACGGGCGGGTGA
- a CDS encoding histidine triad nucleotide-binding protein has translation MNAPDCIFCRIATGEIPAQIVARSDHAVAFRDLSPQAPTHVLVIPTSHLASAAEANGEAGAALLGEVMALGVRVAAELGLAEAGYRFVMNTGREGGQTVHHLHLHVLGGRQMRWPPG, from the coding sequence ATGAACGCCCCCGATTGCATCTTCTGCCGAATCGCCACCGGCGAGATTCCGGCCCAGATCGTGGCCCGCAGTGACCACGCCGTCGCCTTCCGCGACCTCTCCCCCCAGGCTCCGACCCACGTCCTGGTCATCCCCACCAGCCACCTCGCCTCGGCCGCCGAGGCCAACGGAGAGGCCGGCGCGGCCCTCCTGGGGGAGGTCATGGCCCTTGGAGTGCGGGTCGCCGCCGAGCTGGGCCTGGCGGAGGCCGGCTACCGGTTCGTGATGAATACCGGCCGGGAAGGGGGGCAGACGGTGCACCACCTGCACCTGCACGTGCTGGGGGGGAGGCAGATGCGGTGGCCGCCGGGCTGA